The Bacteroidales bacterium genome has a window encoding:
- a CDS encoding peptide-N-glycosidase — MKQILPFVFFAVLMWGPFSVNAQSNVLHVVTHRRVTVTTDPSKGIHLYPAWGKFPDKNVSVRRIIMKVVLGCPDSLPCAHWDYLDPIYLRKAGGTSGKVYNYELSRMLTPYGSIFTKDWQWEWQADVTDFSALLRDSVEIVYQHSGYETTSVGWAVTIDFEITTGPEIVHPL; from the coding sequence ATGAAACAAATTCTGCCTTTTGTTTTCTTTGCAGTTCTTATGTGGGGGCCTTTTTCAGTCAATGCCCAGTCAAACGTATTGCATGTAGTTACGCACAGGAGAGTAACAGTAACAACCGATCCGTCAAAGGGAATACATCTGTATCCGGCATGGGGAAAATTTCCTGACAAAAACGTGTCAGTACGCCGTATCATCATGAAGGTTGTTCTGGGTTGTCCTGATTCACTGCCCTGTGCACACTGGGATTACCTTGATCCGATCTATCTGAGAAAGGCCGGAGGTACAAGCGGCAAAGTGTACAATTATGAACTCAGCCGCATGCTGACGCCCTATGGAAGCATCTTTACAAAAGACTGGCAGTGGGAATGGCAGGCAGACGTAACTGACTTTTCGGCCCTTCTGCGCGACAGCGTTGAAATTGTTTATCAGCATTCCGGATATGAAACCACTTCCGTGGGATGGGCGGTAACCATTGATTTTGAAATCACTACCGGACCTGAAATAGTTCATCCTCT
- a CDS encoding alpha-L-fucosidase: MKKQVFLLLLWSVFFSATVISQEEDHRYVPETDPLVLEKLSRWQDLKFGLLMHWGPYSQWGVVESWSICPEDEGWCRRSIENYNEYVQKYEGLKKTFNPEKFDPGIWAKAASEAGMKYVVFTTKHHDGFCMFDTKYTDYKITSPECPFHSNPRANIAKEIFDAFRKEGFMVGAYFSKPDWHSEYYWWPNFPPRDRNVNYDPEAYPERWNKFVEYTHNQILELMTEYGPMDILWLDGGWVARKPKEIIREWYENKMKEVSSGYLKSQIINQDIRMDELVQKCREKQPGLIVVDRAVYGKNQNYLTPENRVPAQPLPYPWESCIISGGGWSFTPGARYMSGREGIHLLADIVGKGGNLLLNIAPGPDGTWQQGAYDLLKEYGAWLKVNGEAIYGSRILPPCKEGKIVMTRGKDGSAYFIYLADEKEALPASVKIQSHRPASGASVTLLGAKGSLSWKPVGDGFAVSVPERIRKNPPCKYAWVIKVSKIQ, from the coding sequence ATGAAAAAGCAGGTATTCCTTTTGTTGTTATGGTCGGTTTTTTTCTCGGCTACTGTAATTTCTCAGGAAGAAGACCACAGGTATGTTCCTGAAACCGACCCTCTGGTACTGGAAAAGCTGTCCAGGTGGCAGGATCTTAAATTTGGCCTTTTGATGCACTGGGGTCCATACAGCCAGTGGGGGGTTGTGGAATCCTGGTCCATTTGTCCGGAAGACGAAGGATGGTGCCGCCGCAGTATTGAAAACTACAATGAATACGTGCAGAAATACGAAGGGCTGAAAAAGACCTTCAATCCCGAAAAGTTTGATCCGGGAATATGGGCTAAGGCAGCCAGTGAGGCGGGAATGAAGTATGTGGTTTTCACCACCAAACACCACGATGGCTTTTGTATGTTTGATACAAAATATACTGACTATAAAATTACCTCGCCGGAGTGTCCTTTTCATTCAAATCCCCGGGCCAATATAGCTAAGGAGATTTTTGACGCATTCCGTAAAGAGGGATTTATGGTGGGAGCCTATTTTTCAAAGCCCGACTGGCATAGTGAATATTACTGGTGGCCCAATTTTCCGCCCCGTGACAGGAATGTAAATTATGATCCCGAAGCCTATCCGGAACGGTGGAACAAGTTTGTGGAGTACACGCACAATCAGATACTGGAGCTGATGACAGAATATGGGCCGATGGACATCCTGTGGCTTGACGGGGGCTGGGTAGCCAGAAAACCTAAAGAAATAATTCGTGAATGGTATGAAAACAAAATGAAGGAAGTATCGTCAGGCTATCTGAAAAGTCAGATCATCAATCAGGATATCCGCATGGATGAACTGGTGCAGAAATGCCGGGAGAAACAGCCGGGACTGATTGTTGTTGATAGGGCAGTATACGGAAAAAATCAGAATTACCTAACGCCTGAAAACAGGGTTCCCGCTCAGCCGCTGCCGTATCCGTGGGAATCATGCATAATTTCAGGAGGCGGATGGTCTTTTACCCCCGGTGCCAGATATATGAGCGGAAGAGAAGGAATTCATCTGCTGGCTGACATTGTCGGAAAAGGCGGGAATCTTCTGCTGAACATAGCACCCGGTCCCGACGGCACATGGCAGCAGGGCGCCTATGACCTGCTGAAGGAATATGGGGCCTGGCTTAAAGTTAACGGTGAGGCCATTTATGGCAGCCGCATTCTGCCCCCCTGCAAGGAAGGAAAGATTGTTATGACCAGAGGAAAAGACGGAAGTGCCTATTTTATTTACCTGGCTGATGAAAAGGAAGCATTGCCGGCGTCTGTAAAAATCCAGTCGCACAGGCCGGCTTCAGGGGCTTCTGTTACCCTGCTCGGTGCCAAAGGTTCCCTCTCGTGGAAACCGGTCGGAGATGGCTTTGCGGTTTCTGTACCTGAACGAATAAGGAAAAATCCTCCCTGTAAGTATGCATGGGTGAT